A portion of the Algisphaera agarilytica genome contains these proteins:
- a CDS encoding riboflavin synthase gives MFTGIVQTQGLIRTLTPNEFGARLTIDRGGLTPDTTPVAQGDSICVSGVCLTAVDITDQTLGFDVIAETLAKTKLGDLAEGDTVNLEPAVTPSQPLGGHFMQGHVDGVGEIVKVLDSPEEWRTTVRPPAELMRYIVPKGSVAIDGVSLTIASVTPDTFDVALIPETLSRTTLGVQREGTRVNLEADILSKTVIHAMERMGAAPAAKPSTEVTMDTLREAGFAK, from the coding sequence ATGTTCACCGGCATCGTCCAAACCCAAGGCCTTATCCGTACGCTCACCCCCAACGAATTCGGGGCCCGGCTCACCATCGACCGCGGCGGGCTCACCCCCGACACCACCCCCGTGGCCCAGGGCGACTCGATCTGCGTCTCAGGCGTCTGCCTCACGGCCGTGGATATCACCGACCAGACGCTGGGCTTCGACGTGATCGCCGAGACCCTGGCCAAGACCAAACTCGGCGACCTGGCCGAGGGCGACACGGTCAACCTCGAACCCGCCGTCACCCCCAGCCAGCCGCTGGGCGGCCATTTCATGCAGGGCCACGTCGACGGCGTCGGCGAGATCGTCAAGGTGCTCGACTCCCCCGAAGAATGGCGGACTACCGTTCGGCCGCCCGCCGAGCTGATGCGCTACATCGTGCCCAAAGGCTCGGTCGCAATCGACGGCGTCAGCCTGACCATCGCCTCGGTTACCCCAGACACGTTCGATGTGGCACTGATTCCCGAAACGCTCAGCCGTACCACGCTGGGCGTTCAACGCGAAGGCACCCGCGTCAACCTCGAGGCCGACATCCTCAGCAAAACCGTGATCCACGCGATGGAACGGATGGGCGCGGCACCGGCCGCCAAGCCCAGCACCGAGGTCACGATGGACACGCTGCGCGAAGCGGGCTTCGCCAAGTAA
- the asnB gene encoding asparagine synthase (glutamine-hydrolyzing): MCGIAGIVRFDDLPIDTDRLGAMLAHLKHRGPDGDGISEHGRCALVHTRLSIIDLLSGQQPMHLSASESMDGDRHAVPRRGSSGPLHLVFNGEIYNHKELRRKLEKRGHVFASTHSDTEVLLYGYRQWGENLPKHLHGMFAFAIWDEADRRLFMARDRAGKKPLFIRYSQDQRELVFASLVGTITAGLPADDKAQIKRQALLNYLRLGYTFGQSMVDGVNELPAAHFMRIEADGEVQIRRYWRPPPISKHSTALGAVDALDEVLTEAVEKRLEADVPLGCFLSGGIDSSVIAAIGQRRLGKLKAGRLRTFSVAMPDVQYDETPHAIEVANHIGAEHTVLQCEIGDAMADLKRLMAVTGEPTADSSLLPTHWLCKTARPHCKAALSGDGGDELFGGYDRYRAMRLLATHRGWIKSIPRGLLGGDAKSSRARLGRLVDAARAGSQPSEQYQSMIHLFTDQDIESLVPGLIQEVEPSSAGANLPNWQPWDDLAHAAMRWDFQYYLPFELLRKVDRAAMAVALEVRCPMLDTQVCDLAGHLPTKVLMPGGKPKALLRQLAGKYLPESICRRPKRGFAVPMGDWLRERLSDDLHDHLFDGKLDVLGVEAAVSRRMFEEHRSGQADHTHRLFSLLQLSLWCDWFETAPPPVPRVGID, encoded by the coding sequence ATGTGCGGAATCGCAGGCATTGTGCGCTTCGACGACCTGCCGATCGACACCGATCGGCTCGGGGCGATGCTCGCGCACCTCAAGCACCGTGGGCCGGATGGCGACGGCATCAGCGAGCACGGGCGATGCGCGCTGGTTCACACCCGGCTGTCGATCATCGACCTGCTGTCGGGCCAACAGCCCATGCACCTGTCGGCGAGTGAGTCGATGGACGGCGACCGCCACGCTGTCCCCCGCCGCGGCTCGTCCGGCCCGCTGCACCTGGTGTTCAACGGCGAGATCTACAACCACAAAGAACTCCGCCGCAAGCTCGAGAAACGCGGACACGTCTTTGCCTCGACTCACTCCGACACCGAGGTGCTCCTCTACGGCTACCGCCAGTGGGGAGAGAACCTGCCCAAGCACCTCCACGGCATGTTCGCCTTTGCGATCTGGGATGAGGCGGACCGCCGACTCTTCATGGCAAGAGACCGTGCGGGCAAAAAACCCTTGTTCATCCGCTACTCACAGGACCAGCGAGAACTTGTCTTCGCCAGCCTGGTGGGCACCATCACCGCGGGCCTGCCCGCCGACGACAAGGCGCAGATCAAGCGTCAGGCGCTATTGAATTACCTCCGGCTGGGCTACACGTTTGGCCAATCCATGGTCGATGGGGTGAACGAATTGCCCGCGGCCCACTTCATGCGGATCGAGGCGGATGGCGAAGTCCAGATCCGCCGTTATTGGCGTCCCCCGCCGATCAGCAAACACTCCACGGCCCTAGGCGCGGTGGACGCGCTCGACGAGGTTTTGACCGAGGCGGTCGAGAAACGGCTCGAGGCCGATGTGCCGCTGGGCTGCTTCCTTTCGGGCGGGATCGATTCCTCGGTGATCGCGGCGATTGGGCAGCGGCGTCTGGGCAAACTCAAAGCGGGCAGGCTGCGGACATTCAGCGTCGCGATGCCCGATGTGCAGTACGACGAGACGCCTCACGCCATCGAGGTGGCCAATCACATCGGGGCCGAGCACACCGTGCTGCAGTGCGAGATCGGCGACGCGATGGCGGACCTCAAGCGCCTCATGGCAGTCACAGGTGAACCCACCGCCGACAGCTCGCTCCTGCCGACCCACTGGCTCTGCAAGACTGCTCGCCCCCACTGCAAGGCGGCGCTCTCGGGTGATGGGGGCGATGAACTGTTCGGCGGTTACGACCGCTACCGCGCGATGCGTCTGCTGGCGACTCACCGCGGCTGGATCAAGTCGATCCCGCGCGGCCTGCTCGGTGGCGACGCCAAGTCCTCGCGCGCACGGTTGGGGCGCCTGGTGGATGCCGCCCGTGCCGGGTCTCAGCCGAGCGAGCAGTATCAGTCGATGATCCACTTGTTCACCGACCAGGACATCGAGTCGCTTGTCCCGGGCTTGATCCAGGAGGTTGAGCCGAGCTCCGCGGGTGCGAACTTGCCCAACTGGCAGCCTTGGGACGACTTGGCCCACGCCGCGATGCGCTGGGACTTTCAGTACTACCTGCCCTTTGAGCTGCTGCGGAAAGTGGATCGGGCGGCGATGGCGGTGGCGTTGGAGGTGCGCTGCCCGATGCTGGACACGCAGGTCTGCGACCTGGCGGGCCACCTGCCCACCAAGGTGTTGATGCCCGGCGGAAAACCCAAGGCCCTGCTGCGGCAACTCGCCGGGAAGTATCTGCCCGAATCGATCTGTCGACGCCCGAAGCGGGGCTTCGCGGTGCCCATGGGCGACTGGTTGCGGGAGCGTCTGAGTGACGACCTGCACGATCATCTTTTTGACGGCAAGCTTGATGTGCTGGGCGTCGAGGCCGCGGTGAGTCGGCGGATGTTTGAAGAGCACCGCAGCGGCCAGGCCGATCACACCCACCGGTTGTTCAGCCTCTTGCAGCTTTCGCTGTGGTGCGACTGGTTCGAGACCGCCCCGCCGCCCGTGCCCCGCGTCGGGATCGACTAA
- a CDS encoding alpha/beta hydrolase, whose amino-acid sequence MTMLSSRVLSGLLLSACLVGASGCISNAIAIAFTNAPNGGREAVDPERPVAAIYDRSDELEVPGPPQVSLAYWVMEPGPAKVSFIRDSEQTAAPAAAPGWRYVDSKERPGKGLVRTERGPTAPGAEARATVVVLHGWASQVRTTDTLWHLSATLADAGCRVILPDLRGHGDSTGEYVTSGFREVEDLSALLDHVEAQHGPSPLPVGVIGHSYGGGVAIQWAAHDSRVQGVVGLAPLADIRPSMLPGVRAFARQFRPISWFFYLNWAVNQQAINEAQAKIEERTGTDMATNNALYQITRVEVPVLILQGAEDEATPLEGAEKLRDANPDRVELVVYPKGRHTSFLRDDFTDIEPRLRAWVDGLADSQAR is encoded by the coding sequence ATGACGATGCTGTCTTCGCGTGTGCTCAGCGGTTTACTCCTTTCGGCTTGTCTGGTGGGGGCCAGCGGCTGTATATCCAATGCCATTGCGATCGCCTTCACCAACGCCCCGAACGGTGGCCGGGAGGCCGTAGACCCGGAACGCCCGGTGGCCGCGATCTACGACCGCTCTGATGAGTTGGAAGTGCCCGGCCCGCCCCAAGTCAGCCTCGCCTACTGGGTGATGGAACCCGGTCCCGCCAAAGTCAGTTTTATCCGTGACTCCGAGCAAACAGCCGCCCCCGCCGCTGCTCCGGGCTGGCGTTACGTCGATTCAAAGGAGCGCCCCGGTAAAGGGCTGGTCCGCACCGAACGCGGACCCACTGCTCCGGGCGCTGAGGCCCGCGCAACCGTGGTGGTCTTGCACGGCTGGGCCAGTCAGGTCCGCACCACCGATACGCTTTGGCACCTCAGCGCCACGCTCGCCGATGCGGGTTGCCGGGTGATCCTGCCCGATCTGCGCGGTCACGGCGACAGCACCGGCGAATACGTCACCTCCGGCTTCCGGGAAGTCGAAGACCTCTCGGCGCTTCTCGACCATGTCGAAGCTCAGCACGGACCGTCCCCGCTTCCCGTTGGCGTCATCGGGCACTCCTACGGCGGCGGTGTCGCGATCCAGTGGGCGGCCCATGACTCGCGGGTCCAGGGCGTGGTCGGTCTCGCCCCGCTGGCCGACATCCGGCCCAGCATGCTGCCGGGGGTCCGGGCCTTCGCTCGGCAGTTCAGGCCGATCTCCTGGTTCTTCTATCTCAATTGGGCCGTCAACCAGCAGGCGATCAACGAGGCCCAGGCCAAGATCGAAGAACGCACCGGCACCGACATGGCCACCAACAACGCGCTGTACCAGATCACCCGTGTCGAGGTACCCGTGCTGATCCTGCAAGGCGCGGAAGATGAGGCGACCCCGCTCGAAGGCGCGGAAAAACTACGCGACGCCAACCCCGACCGAGTCGAGTTGGTGGTCTATCCCAAGGGGCGACACACATCGTTCTTGCGCGATGATTTTACGGACATTGAGCCGCGCCTCCGGGCGTGGGTGGATGGCCTCGCAGATTCTCAGGCTCGTTAA
- a CDS encoding MBL fold metallo-hydrolase — MQEPGAINIEIFPLGDFQTNCFVVSRPSGVAWLVDVGQHPAEMLDHVEEAGLKVEKIILTHAHADHIAGVAEALQRFPDTPLLIHESERDFPGDASLNLSLYISQPVVAPDPTGVLTHGQTLELDGVSFEVRHTPGHSPGGITLYQPDTATAIVGDTLFAQSIGRFDFPTSDGPLLIKSIHEQLLTLPDDTRVLPGHGPETTIGRERASNPYLRETDLV, encoded by the coding sequence ATGCAAGAACCCGGCGCGATCAACATCGAAATCTTCCCCCTCGGCGACTTCCAGACCAACTGCTTTGTCGTGTCGCGCCCCAGCGGCGTGGCGTGGCTGGTCGATGTCGGGCAACATCCCGCAGAGATGCTCGACCACGTCGAAGAGGCGGGCCTGAAGGTTGAGAAGATCATCCTGACCCACGCCCATGCCGACCACATCGCCGGGGTCGCCGAGGCCCTGCAGCGGTTCCCCGACACGCCGTTGCTGATCCACGAGTCCGAGCGCGACTTCCCCGGCGACGCGTCGCTGAACCTCTCGCTCTACATCAGCCAACCCGTCGTCGCCCCCGACCCGACGGGCGTGCTCACCCACGGCCAAACCCTCGAACTCGACGGCGTCAGTTTCGAAGTCCGCCACACCCCCGGCCACAGCCCCGGCGGCATCACGCTCTACCAACCAGACACCGCCACCGCCATCGTCGGCGACACGCTTTTCGCCCAGTCCATCGGCCGGTTCGACTTCCCCACCTCGGATGGCCCGCTGCTGATCAAATCCATTCACGAACAGCTGCTCACCCTACCCGACGACACCCGCGTCCTGCCGGGCCACGGCCCCGAAACCACCATCGGACGGGAACGGGCGAGTAACCCGTATCTGCGCGAAACCGATCTGGTCTGA
- the rsmG gene encoding 16S rRNA (guanine(527)-N(7))-methyltransferase RsmG: protein MAIPEFVHTDLQALGFEMPTEVLDKLEAYLDLILKANETTNLTAIRHREQAWSRLIVDSLTPLPGIPEDGDNLRLIDIGTGAGLPGIPLAIARPDVQVTLLEATGKKIAFLQSVIDALDLTNTQTLQERAETAAQDPRYRGKFDVVTNRAVGPMPVVLEYSLPMLKVGGRLLAMKGPKAEAELDASGDALIKLGGGEVAVVDAYPESFDNELVIVSVIKEAQTPKDYPRLPGLPKKQPL, encoded by the coding sequence ATGGCTATCCCCGAATTTGTGCATACCGATCTGCAGGCGCTCGGCTTCGAGATGCCCACCGAAGTCCTCGATAAGCTCGAGGCCTACCTCGACTTGATCCTCAAGGCGAACGAAACCACCAACCTCACCGCGATCCGCCACCGCGAGCAGGCGTGGAGTCGGTTGATCGTCGACAGCCTCACACCGCTGCCCGGGATCCCCGAAGACGGTGACAACCTCCGCTTGATCGATATCGGCACCGGCGCGGGGCTACCCGGCATCCCGCTGGCGATCGCCCGGCCCGATGTGCAGGTCACGCTCCTCGAAGCCACCGGGAAGAAGATCGCGTTCCTCCAGTCGGTGATCGATGCGTTGGACCTGACCAACACCCAAACCCTGCAGGAGCGGGCCGAGACCGCCGCGCAGGACCCGCGGTACCGAGGCAAGTTTGATGTCGTGACCAACCGGGCGGTGGGCCCGATGCCGGTGGTGCTGGAGTACTCGCTGCCGATGCTCAAGGTCGGCGGGCGTCTGCTGGCGATGAAGGGCCCCAAGGCCGAGGCCGAGCTCGACGCCAGCGGCGACGCCCTGATCAAGCTCGGCGGCGGCGAGGTCGCGGTCGTGGACGCCTACCCCGAGTCGTTCGACAACGAACTGGTCATCGTCTCGGTGATCAAGGAAGCCCAGACCCCCAAGGATTACCCCCGGCTGCCGGGGCTGCCGAAGAAGCAACCGCTTTGA
- a CDS encoding FtsW/RodA/SpoVE family cell cycle protein has translation MIEAAAARLRDLLRPNFGWITLVAAIALAAMGIMAQETVETLEPGISNSQKRNLVVALAAMVVMLIPHPRVIGWLAYPMFGLAIALLIFLLIPFVPESIVRPRNGTRGWIDLKVMDFQPSEMAKVTFVIALGWYLRYRESHRSFWGLVPPFLFMLVPVMLIIVQPDLGQSLAFGPALLVVLIAAGAKLRHLFSVVGMGVMVIAINVTLVLMTSGVPGEPDYAPWLKSYQKSRITSMIKLASGDYSEVQDESYQQHKAMTLAGAGGTQGYGGERSETFIEFYKLPEAHNDMIYAVVVNRWGMLGGFAMMGLYLLLIGSMLAVAAATKEPLGRLACVGFAGIFLAQAVINIGMTVGVLPITGITLPLVSYGGSSLLFSFIMVGLVMNFASRRATYMSRPSFEFDGRAGRRSG, from the coding sequence ATGATCGAAGCCGCTGCCGCACGCTTGCGTGACCTGCTCCGGCCGAACTTTGGCTGGATCACCCTTGTGGCGGCGATCGCGTTGGCGGCCATGGGCATCATGGCTCAAGAGACGGTCGAAACCCTCGAGCCGGGCATCTCCAATTCACAGAAGCGCAATCTCGTGGTCGCCTTGGCGGCGATGGTCGTGATGCTGATCCCCCACCCCCGCGTGATCGGCTGGCTCGCCTACCCGATGTTCGGGCTCGCGATTGCACTTTTGATCTTCCTCTTGATTCCGTTTGTTCCCGAGAGCATCGTCCGGCCGCGCAACGGCACGCGCGGCTGGATCGACCTGAAGGTGATGGACTTCCAGCCGTCGGAGATGGCGAAGGTGACGTTCGTCATCGCGTTGGGCTGGTACCTGCGCTACCGCGAGAGCCACCGGTCGTTCTGGGGGTTGGTCCCGCCGTTTCTGTTCATGCTGGTTCCGGTGATGCTGATCATTGTGCAGCCGGACCTGGGGCAGTCGCTGGCGTTTGGCCCGGCGCTCTTGGTGGTGCTCATCGCGGCGGGGGCGAAGCTGCGCCACTTGTTTTCGGTGGTTGGCATGGGTGTGATGGTCATCGCGATCAACGTGACGCTGGTGCTGATGACCTCGGGCGTGCCGGGCGAGCCGGACTATGCGCCTTGGCTCAAGTCGTACCAGAAGTCACGGATCACCTCGATGATCAAACTGGCGTCGGGCGACTACAGCGAGGTTCAGGACGAGTCGTACCAGCAGCACAAGGCCATGACGCTGGCCGGGGCGGGCGGCACGCAGGGCTACGGCGGCGAGCGGTCCGAAACCTTCATCGAGTTTTACAAACTCCCCGAGGCACACAACGACATGATCTACGCGGTGGTGGTCAACCGCTGGGGCATGCTCGGCGGCTTCGCCATGATGGGGCTGTACCTGCTGTTGATCGGCTCGATGCTCGCGGTCGCGGCGGCGACCAAGGAACCGCTGGGGCGGTTGGCGTGCGTCGGCTTCGCGGGGATCTTCCTCGCCCAGGCCGTGATCAACATCGGCATGACCGTCGGCGTCCTGCCCATCACCGGCATCACCCTCCCGCTGGTCAGCTACGGCGGGTCGTCGCTGCTGTTCAGCTTCATCATGGTGGGTCTGGTGATGAACTTCGCATCCCGGCGGGCGACGTACATGTCGCGGCCGTCGTTCGAGTTCGACGGCCGCGCGGGGCGGCGCTCGGGTTGA
- the aspS gene encoding aspartate--tRNA ligase, with amino-acid sequence MNYRTHTCGELRETHLDQTVTLSGWVNNYRDHGGVRFIDLRDREGITQIVFHPEAADAHAVAQKLRREDVITVTGKCIVREGGENPKLATGKIEVDATEAIVLNDAANPPFIPDEAEKVGEETRLRYRYVDLRRPAMQHILKTRHRVTKITRDYFDEQGFYEVETPFLCRSTPEGARDFLVPSRLQEGEFYALPQSPQLFKQILMVGGIEKYIQIARCFRDEDPRADRQAEFTQVDMEMAFVEQEDVMSVNEGLMRRIWKDVLDIEIPNPIKRMTYADAMNDYGSDRPDLRFDMKLIDVSDLATQTDFKVFSGAVEKGGIVKAIRVPGGAKMTRKETDALAEWVKQFGAGGLPICKVEGGTIATGVAKFLMPIAEPLVERMGAEDGDLICFGVDPKPATVHRVLGELRVKLAHDLEMIDPKQAEWLWVVDFPMVEWSEDKKRWDSLHHPFTAPNDEDLDKLDSDDHDTIASIKSKAYDLVLNGSEMGGGSIRIHRPDVQSKVFKLLGIDEEEAKAKFGFLLDALNYGAPPHGGLAFGLDRTVMQLVGTSNIRDVIAFPKTQNGADLMTEAPSPVDEEQLKELNLRIQLPVKAPTA; translated from the coding sequence ATGAACTACCGAACCCACACCTGCGGCGAGCTCCGCGAGACCCACCTGGACCAGACCGTCACCCTCTCGGGCTGGGTCAACAACTACCGTGACCACGGCGGCGTGCGGTTCATCGACCTCCGCGACCGCGAGGGTATCACGCAGATCGTCTTCCACCCCGAGGCCGCCGACGCCCACGCCGTGGCCCAGAAGCTGCGTCGTGAGGACGTCATCACCGTCACCGGCAAGTGCATCGTCCGTGAGGGCGGCGAGAACCCCAAGCTCGCCACCGGCAAGATCGAAGTCGACGCCACCGAAGCGATCGTGCTCAACGACGCCGCGAACCCGCCCTTCATCCCCGACGAGGCCGAGAAGGTCGGCGAAGAGACCCGGCTGCGCTACCGCTACGTCGACCTGCGCCGCCCGGCGATGCAGCACATCCTCAAGACCCGCCACCGCGTGACCAAGATCACCCGCGACTACTTCGACGAGCAGGGCTTCTACGAAGTCGAGACCCCTTTCCTCTGCCGCAGCACCCCCGAGGGAGCCCGCGACTTCCTCGTGCCGTCGCGCCTGCAAGAAGGCGAGTTCTACGCCCTGCCGCAGAGCCCGCAGCTCTTCAAGCAGATCCTCATGGTCGGCGGCATCGAGAAATACATCCAGATCGCCCGCTGCTTCCGCGACGAAGACCCCCGCGCTGACCGTCAAGCCGAGTTCACCCAGGTGGACATGGAGATGGCTTTCGTCGAGCAGGAAGACGTGATGAGCGTCAACGAGGGTCTGATGCGTCGCATCTGGAAGGACGTGCTGGACATCGAGATCCCCAACCCGATCAAGCGGATGACGTACGCCGACGCGATGAACGACTACGGCAGCGACCGGCCGGACCTCCGCTTCGACATGAAGCTGATCGACGTCTCGGACCTCGCGACGCAGACCGACTTCAAGGTGTTTAGCGGCGCGGTCGAAAAAGGCGGCATCGTCAAAGCCATCCGCGTGCCCGGCGGCGCGAAGATGACCCGCAAGGAAACCGACGCCTTGGCTGAGTGGGTCAAGCAGTTCGGTGCGGGCGGCCTGCCGATCTGCAAGGTCGAGGGCGGCACGATCGCCACCGGCGTCGCCAAGTTCCTGATGCCCATCGCCGAGCCGCTGGTCGAGCGCATGGGTGCTGAGGACGGCGACCTGATCTGCTTCGGCGTCGACCCCAAGCCCGCCACGGTCCACCGCGTCCTCGGCGAACTGCGTGTGAAGTTGGCGCATGACCTCGAGATGATTGATCCCAAGCAGGCCGAGTGGCTGTGGGTCGTCGACTTCCCGATGGTCGAATGGAGCGAAGACAAGAAGCGCTGGGACAGCCTGCACCACCCCTTCACCGCCCCGAACGACGAAGACCTCGACAAGCTCGACTCGGACGACCACGACACCATCGCGTCGATCAAGTCCAAGGCTTACGACCTGGTGCTCAACGGCAGCGAGATGGGCGGCGGCTCGATCCGTATCCACCGGCCCGACGTCCAGTCCAAGGTGTTCAAGCTCCTGGGCATCGACGAGGAAGAAGCCAAGGCCAAGTTCGGCTTCCTGCTCGACGCGCTCAACTACGGCGCACCGCCCCACGGCGGCCTGGCCTTCGGCCTCGACCGTACCGTCATGCAATTGGTCGGCACGTCCAACATCCGCGACGTCATCGCCTTCCCCAAGACGCAGAACGGTGCCGACCTGATGACCGAAGCGCCCTCGCCGGTTGACGAAGAGCAGCTGAAAGAATTGAATCTACGTATCCAGCTTCCCGTCAAAGCCCCCACGGCGTAA
- a CDS encoding endonuclease/exonuclease/phosphatase family protein, with protein MLRPLHGVVLGLMILVAGWGMTPSASADTITIGAYNVENFFDVFDDPYTGDEGVRVKSRRDIATMAKALKKLDADVVVFQELENEHLLQAMVDEFLPNEGYEYIAAQRTNSGRGINLGVISRFPIKELRSYRFTTLTNPKAPGREWKFARDVMRVTIDAGLDRPIEVFSIHLKSNRDGPDDPNSRLYRTAEAIALKKIIQEEVDKDPGFLAVLGGDFNSNYETRPEQPRPWPAMEHLLATEPGDDPLLIDVHADLSDKERVTIPGSGRYPPATFDYILVTPAMAERYVKGSATVIRSESLTSGSDHRPLSAEFRLD; from the coding sequence ATGCTTCGACCGCTTCATGGCGTGGTTCTGGGGTTGATGATTCTCGTGGCGGGTTGGGGGATGACTCCGTCCGCTTCGGCCGACACGATTACGATCGGTGCGTACAACGTCGAAAACTTCTTCGATGTCTTCGATGACCCCTACACCGGCGACGAGGGCGTGCGGGTCAAGTCGCGGCGTGACATCGCGACGATGGCCAAGGCGCTCAAGAAGCTCGACGCCGATGTGGTGGTCTTCCAGGAACTCGAGAACGAGCATCTGCTGCAGGCGATGGTCGACGAGTTCCTGCCCAACGAGGGATACGAATACATCGCGGCGCAGCGCACGAACTCGGGCCGTGGGATCAACCTCGGCGTGATCAGCCGCTTCCCCATCAAGGAACTGCGGAGCTACCGCTTCACCACGCTGACCAACCCCAAGGCCCCCGGCCGGGAGTGGAAGTTTGCCCGGGACGTCATGCGGGTCACAATCGATGCCGGGCTGGACCGCCCGATCGAAGTCTTCTCGATCCACCTCAAGAGCAACCGCGACGGCCCGGACGACCCCAACTCTCGCCTCTACCGCACCGCCGAGGCCATCGCGCTCAAGAAGATCATTCAGGAAGAGGTCGACAAAGACCCCGGCTTCCTCGCGGTGCTCGGCGGCGACTTCAACTCCAACTACGAAACCCGCCCCGAACAGCCCCGGCCCTGGCCCGCGATGGAGCACCTGCTCGCAACCGAGCCCGGCGATGATCCGCTGCTGATCGATGTCCACGCCGACCTCTCCGACAAAGAACGCGTGACCATCCCCGGCAGCGGCCGATACCCCCCGGCGACCTTCGACTACATCCTGGTCACCCCCGCGATGGCGGAGCGTTACGTCAAGGGATCGGCCACCGTGATCCGTTCCGAGTCGTTGACCTCGGGCTCGGACCACCGCCCGCTCTCGGCCGAGTTTCGGCTGGACTAA
- a CDS encoding VWA domain-containing protein, translated as MKFSYSEFDGQGFLSPDQLFAQPNVMNFILQYGEQALDAMQHLEDPDEQEYIQAMIDAGLLEEYEDEDGNTRLRLTPRMLKGFQHQSLMEIFSELKKGSREGHQTRHQGRTTERADGTKAYEFGDPISELELGQTLRNAIARQTAERAKAGQSSGGASVPIQINHGDFELHMTEGSADCATVMLIDLSGSMMRYGRFIQAKRIALGMQELIRARFPQDTLEYVGFYSLADRLQERDIPLVMPKPVSIRDYEVRIRVPLDQARANTEKIPQHFTNLQLGLRTARHMLARSGAANKQIFVITDGQPTAHVATPGENSPEGGVDGEMLYLLYPPTEQTSNITLQEALKCQQMGIRIATFALIEDYWGMDWVGFVDQLTRLTRGLAYYCTSENLSSTVIESYLTGKKTKSFIH; from the coding sequence ATGAAGTTTTCCTACTCCGAGTTCGACGGCCAGGGGTTTCTCAGCCCCGACCAACTCTTCGCGCAGCCGAACGTGATGAACTTCATCCTGCAGTACGGCGAGCAGGCGCTCGACGCGATGCAGCACCTCGAAGACCCCGACGAGCAGGAATACATCCAGGCGATGATCGACGCGGGGCTGCTCGAAGAGTACGAGGACGAAGACGGCAACACCCGGCTACGCCTCACGCCGCGCATGCTCAAGGGGTTCCAGCACCAGTCGCTCATGGAGATTTTCAGCGAGCTCAAGAAGGGGTCGCGTGAAGGTCACCAGACCCGGCACCAGGGCCGCACCACCGAGCGGGCCGACGGCACGAAGGCCTACGAGTTCGGCGACCCGATCAGCGAACTCGAGCTCGGTCAGACCCTGCGCAACGCCATCGCCCGGCAGACCGCCGAGCGGGCCAAGGCGGGGCAGTCGTCCGGCGGGGCATCGGTGCCGATCCAGATCAACCACGGCGACTTCGAGCTGCACATGACCGAGGGCTCGGCCGACTGCGCGACCGTGATGCTGATCGACCTGTCGGGCTCGATGATGCGCTACGGCCGGTTCATCCAGGCCAAGCGCATCGCACTCGGGATGCAGGAACTCATCCGCGCCCGCTTCCCGCAGGACACGCTGGAGTACGTCGGGTTTTATTCGCTCGCCGACCGGCTGCAGGAGCGCGACATCCCGCTGGTCATGCCCAAGCCGGTGTCGATCCGCGATTACGAAGTGCGTATCCGGGTGCCGTTGGATCAGGCCCGGGCGAACACCGAGAAGATCCCGCAGCACTTCACGAACCTGCAGCTCGGCTTGCGCACCGCCCGCCACATGCTGGCCCGCAGCGGTGCGGCGAACAAGCAGATCTTCGTCATCACCGACGGCCAACCCACGGCCCACGTGGCCACCCCCGGGGAGAACAGCCCGGAAGGCGGTGTCGACGGAGAAATGTTGTACCTGCTCTACCCGCCGACCGAGCAGACCAGTAATATCACGCTGCAGGAAGCGCTCAAGTGCCAGCAGATGGGCATCCGCATCGCCACCTTCGCGCTGATCGAAGACTACTGGGGCATGGACTGGGTTGGCTTCGTCGATCAGCTCACCCGCCTGACCCGCGGCCTGGCGTATTACTGCACCAGCGAAAACCTCAGCTCGACCGTGATCGAGAGCTACCTCACCGGCAAGAAAACCAAGTCGTTCATCCATTGA